One Cryptococcus decagattii chromosome 8, complete sequence DNA segment encodes these proteins:
- a CDS encoding ribosomal protein S16 has protein sequence MPVRIRFARHGHRKNPIFHLVAINSKRPRNGKPLELLGTYDPIPRVREGNTPPAAANVFAKGTQDMIVKEKKVELNVERIKYWLGVGAQPTRSAVKLLERGGVLTTPHKWQHMWSPPPPGVSQPGATSSGKALENTLP, from the exons ATGCCTGTCCGTATTAGATTTGCCCGTCACGGCCACCGCAAAAatcccatcttccaccttGTCGCCATCAACTCTAAACGACCGCGAAACGGCAAGCCTCTTGAGCTCTTGGGCACGTACGATCCCATTCCCCGTGTGCGAGAAGGCAACACCCCTCCAGCCGCCGCCAACGTGTTCGCAAAGGGTACTCAGGATATGATCgtaaaggagaaaaaggtcGAGTTGAATGTGGAGAGGATAAAGTACTGGTTAGGCGTGGGAGCGCAACCTACTAGGAGCGCTGTCAAGTTATTGGAGAGG GGAGGTGTCCTCACCACTCCCCACAAGTGGCAACATATGTGgtctcctccccctccaGGAGTCTCACAACCAGGAGCAACCAGTAGTGGAAAGGCATTGGAGAATACATTGCCATAA
- a CDS encoding calcium/proton exchanger, with translation MATPPIVEPEPEPDIEGHNPQQQIHTNTTASSGYPSTTGDTTSQQQQHVLSEPEPGSPAPALKRTTTLRTILKPRSRPDHARAPSIKISEADPVSHDTADLPSRPNSAPTIFVGGNSGSAFGRNRLAPLKNISIPLPPKMGPPEIEEEKVQKTFMEPTWKQCFRNTIKAQPALVAVPIILPISWALHFSHQNPIAIFVTSLIAIVPIAGGLGFATEELAHRVGEAWGGLLNASFGNAVELLIAILALVKGQLDIVQASMVGSILSNVLLVLGMSYFAGGLRFHEQLYTIIGAQMHISLLGISLMAIVLPAAYHYAYPSTSDVVSSARAGSQPEGEELDSLLKMSRGLSFILLAVYAMFLTFQLYTHAYLFRIPLEKFQQFICFIISSKKEQREKEEQGGDGHEADNEGEPRQTLDDAPKPGTPPVNDKNDNTINHTSSVGPFRKSSNTSDTIRPSVSNEDIERQSVVSSAQSEHVIVDEDGTVHVQPKVKFQFALGMLLLMTALAGVTAEWLVDSIDGLTATGNVSREFVGLILLPVIGNSVEHITAVTVSVKDKLNLSMSIAVGSSIQVSLCLLPILVLIGWAIGQPMLLFFDTFETMTLVISVLLVNFAISDGRTNYLEGFVMMMAYLSIALVCWFYDPLN, from the exons ATGGCTACCCCTCCCATCGTTGAGCCAGAACCTGAACCTGATATAGAGGGCCATAATCCCCAACAACAGATACATACGAACACTACAGCATCTTCCGGCTATCCTTCCACTACCGGTGACACCACAAgtcaacagcagcaacatGTCCTATCAGAACCGGAACCTGGTAGCCCAGCTCCTGCCCTCAAACGAACTACTACTTTGCGCACTATCTTGAAACCTCGATCTCGACCTGATCATGCACGTGCGCCATCAATCAAGATTTCAGAAGCCGACCCAGTCAGTCATGATACTGCCGACCTTCCCAGTCGTCCAAACAGCGCACCCACTATCTTTGTGGGCGGCAACTCTGGCTCGGCATTTGGGAGAAATAGGCTTGCTCCATTGAAGAATATTTCAATTCCTTTGCCTCCCAAGATGGGACCCCCCGAaattgaggaagagaaggtaCAGAAGACTTTCATGGAGCCCACATGGAAACAGTGCTTTCGC AACACCATCAAGGCTCAACCTGCCCTTGTTGCGGTGCCGATCATTCTTCCCATCAGTTGGGCATTGCATTTTAGTCATCAAAACCCCATAGCCATTTTCGTGACAAGCTTAATCGCCATTGTGCCAATCGCTGGTGGACTAGGTTTCGCCACTGAAGAGCTGGCTCATCGAGTTGGAGAAGCTTGGGGCGGGTTGCTTAACGCATCCTTTGGTAACGCCGTGGAACTTTTGATCGCAATTCTGGCCTTAGTCAAGGGTCAGCTTGATATAGTACAGGCTAGTATGGTTGGGTCGATTTTGAGTAACG TATTGCTCGTGCTTGGTATGAGCTATTTTGCCGGTGGTCTTCGATTCCACGAACAGTTATACACCATCATTGGTGCTCAGATGCACATTTCTTTGTTGGGTATTTCT CTCATGGCGATCGTCCTTCCTGCCGCCTATCACTATGCCTATCCATCTACTTCTGATGTCGTCTCTAGCGCCAGAGCAGGATCACAACCTGAAGGCGAGGAGTTGGACAGCTTGCTCAAAATGTCGAGGGGTTTGAGCTTCATCTTGCTTGCTGTTTATGCCATGTTCCTCACTTTTCAGCTGTACA CCCACGCGTATCTTTTCAGAATTCCCCTTGAAAAG TTCCAGCAGTTCATCTGCTTCATCA TATCTTCCAAGAAGGAACagcgagagaaggaggagcagggCGGTGATGGGCATGAAGCGGATAATGAGGGGGAGCCACGACAGACCCTCGACGATGCACCTAAACCCGGAACTCCCCCAGTCAACGACAAGAACGATAATACAATCAACCACACATCATCTGTCGGTCCGTTCAGGAAGAGCTCAAATACTTCAGATACCATCCGACCGTCTGTCTCCAATGAAGATATTGAGCGCCAGTCTGTCGTGTCATCAGCACAGTCTGAGCACGTCATTGTCGACGAAGACGGTACGGTGCATGTCCAGCCAAAGGTCAAGTTTCAGTTTGCCTTGGGTATGTTGCTTTTGATGACTGCGCTGGCTGGTGTCACCGCCGAATGGCTTGTGGATTCCATTGATGGCCTTACTGCCACGGGTAATGTTTCAAGAGAGTTTGTTGGTTTGATCTTATTGCCTGTGATTGGTAACTCCGTCGAACATATTACAGCTGTAACGGTATCGGTCAAGGACAAGCTGAATCTTTCGATGAGCATTGCGGTGGGCAGTAGTATCCAGGTATCGTTGTGTCTATTGCCAATTCTGGTTCTTATCGGATGGGCAATTGGGCAGCCAATGTTGCTTTTCTTTGACACTTTTGAAAC TATGACCTTAGTAATTTCGGTTCTGCTGGTCAATTTCGCCATTTCTGATGGAAGAACCAACTATCTTGAAGGATTTGTAATGATGATGGCGTACCTATCTATTGCCCTGGTTTGCTG GTTCTACGATCCTCTTAACTAA